TTTCCATTTCAACCATATTAAAAAATGGACGCAGCCTTGATTCCCGAGATTGTTTGCTTTTCATCTCATTTAATATGGTTGTTGCAGCAGCCATTGTCCCAATTGCCGAAGATGTCAGGgtgttttcttttccttttgcctacagaaattaaaaaaaaaagtatttattaaaaacaaaaagaaaaactatttttaatttacccTTCTAATAGGTGTTGAGGAACTAAAACTATCCCTACTAGTAGAGGGCACGTCATCGAACTGGGAATCTGAACTGATGTTCTGTGAAAACATTTGAAGTTATATTAAtgtaatgtacatacatacgtactaACTTATATTCTACACAATTTTTTACTTACAGAAACTCCGCATGTTTCGTCATTTAAATCGTGCAAGTAGTGCAGTTGGTCAAAGCACCATAGTTTAGGAACGTACACCTCTTCTATTCCTGCTCCACTTCTCTTTGACCTAACCACCAAggatttttctttacaatattgAGACTTTATGGttctcaattttaatttaatttccctTATAGTCACATTCGGCTTGTCAACTTTGATTCTTTGAAAAAGATCttgaaaacttttctctcgCTCAATTCGATTAGTATACAATCCATGCTTTGCATTGTATAAATTGGGGTAGTCCCCAAATGcttcaattaaactttttgtcTGTTCTTTCGTCCACATcgacatttttctaaaagaaaaatttaagataattaaattttattaaacaaaacaacgaATTAACATTTGTCGTTCAAATATACTtacatgaataaaatatttaaacacttttacttttcaagtaccgaaattttcaaaattaaattcaacggTTATTTATGAATATGTATATACTATGTGTACAAAGTCGAAGAGCAAAACAAATGTACCTCTCGCATCGACGAACAGAAAATAATGAGAAATTCGGAACGAAATGAGAAAGGAACTGTACTGCCCAAgcagaaaattcaaattctgtCATGAGCATCCCGTCCCTTTACTCAGCTCCTCTCTTGCCCACAAACTCTCGTCACAACGTTGTGGGCACAACGCGTATAGACAGGCACTTTGGAACCTCTTACTCacattttttatagcgtgttgaattcgtatcggtgtatacatgttttcacctcgaagagcagagagaatcgagacatttgatatttctttctctctctggttttcacaaattaattctagcaaacaattttcgtttgtcaatgAATTACGGTAAACGTAAAAACGGAAgattgtggtgaatttgtttttcatttctctttctttgagttacagatagatggcattaacaaccaaaaccagaaaagatgtgttcagaaagagtgtataacaagtttaaggttttttagactagactttatttgttatgaacaagtacatgttttttataaatgtatgttatgtttatttcaatagtaataccttaacataacttaactgctgttttatctacaatatactgcattgaattatttaacatcgaattaattataataggtggaaataataaaggtctacagtttaccgggaatattaatataaaatatccatatcttctgtaattgcggtatcaatcgatattttgtggaacttagtgttaacgtaacatttatttgtcatgaattagtctttcagctgttttatacaccaacaaaatttattatgaaatttggctgcgataataattacttgaacacagcattttctatgtttatagttattcaggtttagcccttaacttagatttgcatttatttatgaatagcctaaaaagtttagcaaacatctatgaataacccacaatgcactttcagaaaaactgtagttagaactttccctcacagatttttccttgtcgctataactgaaagataagatataaataaatagtagaactgggaaacttataaaaatgatgcataagatttaaattttggttgaagaacaaatttgtatattctcttcacaaaaccactgacctagcgagaatacaaatacttttacttttgtacaaaagtacttttcggCTTACATATGTAGTTAAGCCTTTAAAAACAGCACACTAGCTTAGTGGAAAGCATAGCTTATCGCCaattcacaaatcttatgcgatgaaaattggcaacagaagtttacggtttttatttagtctctacttaaatcacttattttcagtattttggaaatgtcggtaacataaagaaaataaacaatgagtacacacaaatacaataggaatgtaaaaaagagatgagtaaattaacgaatcgcggattcgtatatgaaaaaaaagcgaacgccaacccctgaggggctggcccaacggttcgacttacggaataaataaacggttattaaatttgacaatatatttatttaacgactaatcaggtccgggctcacaattgaactgattaacttaaaactaattccctaaaataacacctaacggcgtgcatcgatgattgctgcgtcagcgaccttgatactcgtagtgtcggtgcattcacctcaatgcaccgttgtccagaatatgatacccaccaatcgtgggaacttatgaGAATATGCTGTTATGCTGAATTGGCAAATCATAGTCGCGCGTGTTGGCGCGAGGTGTTAACTCCTCCCCCTTTGAAAATCTACGTCCCGTAGATCAGTATTTTAAGATGAGATGTTAGGGGTAGGTAGCACCGGTGGTGGTAGGATTTGGATCTTTGGTAAGTCAATCTTCCTGTGCAGCTTGCGCCATATCATCCATACAACTATTGCCAATATCAGGAGGATCGTCACATCCGTAGCAGTATAGGTGTTTAGCCGATATGATAGGCCATTCAGGATCTTGATGTTCTTGATGCTCATGTCATGAAGGTATTCGATGTCCACTTTGTTCACTTTCAAGGATGTGTTGGTTAAAACTGGTGGAAGCGCTTGAAGCGATGTTGCCGTCAGGCTAACAAATGTTCTGTTATTTAGTCGAATTGATTCATTGTAGAGCTGGATCAAATATGTACCGGAGAGATCCTTTGATATGTTCTTGCTATATAATTTTCCTTGGAAGTTTGTGACAAATATCGTGTCTTCCTTGATCAGTTCCGTAATACTGGCTGTATTGGTACGAATTGCACAATTAGCGTGCCCTCCTTTAAGCAACCGAACTACGCATCCCTCTTCttccaatttttctaaagagctTTCATCACAAGTCGTCATGTTGCCCATACTAAGGCAGTTGGATATTATGCCATAGGTATCTTCATGGTTTGCTAGAATCTTAGAATAAGGTAGGTCGACTTGCTTTCCTCCCAGGATTGACGCTCTGGTCAATAACAAGTTGTACTCAGTCCTGCTGACTTTAGGCATAGATAGTACGTACAGTAGGATGGAATCGTTGGTATAGACTGATGGTTTACCAAATTGCAAAGCCTCCACAACGTTAGCATATGGTAAAGTTTCAACTTCGCTGATAAGCCTGTTGATCTCTTCATGGTCCAAGAGATTTGTATTTACGATTCCGCTTCTCGCCATCTGGCAGGCGCGAACAATTTCGTTTACATCTTCTTTCACCACTAATAATTCGTCCATAACGTTTTGCTCGTGGATAGCCCTATTAGACGATGACGTTTGGATTACGGTGCTGTTAATGACCTGGTTGATCCTTTGGGTGATATCCTTTGTTATCCTAAGGATCCtctcgtttattttgtattgatgattaTTATTCTCGATTATGTTGTTCTCGTTTTTGAGCACTTCATCCCAATCTGCTGCGTCAGGGTTACCGGCCAACCATTTCCACGCAGAACCAATCCAATTAATCGACCTTTGCCTTCTATGcatttttcctttgagcatATCGATTCGTTCGTGAAGCTGGGTAAGGTGATGGCGTGCCACGATTTTCTTTTCAGGTTGCTTGATTACAGCTTGGACAGCTAAagtcattttgttgagcagATCTTCAAATTCATCTAACCGGATCAAATGCACCAATTTGAAGTGTCCATCGATAATCCACCCTGGTCCTTCCTTTATTGTTACCATTGGGGACTGGTACTCGAAGATAGTGAAGCCTTGCACGGCCGTTAGGAATAATAAGCtatattgtgttttaaatttgttacattggttaaatataaataaatcagttaaatataaacttaataaggaaaaaaataggtcatgaaaagtttaaaaatattaataatgtaatatcgttattaaaatatctagaaaaaatggaaaaattaaaattaatattctgaaaaagaaatggttattaattatgtaataatatagataatatagtttggtttttgtttaggcATGGTGccattgacctttttttttttttttttttttttttttttttttttttttttttatacatatatattataaaaaattaaatttttatatataaataattttttgcaatttttatgcaattttatgtatgcatgtatttcattagtatgatgatttttgccatacatttaataaatatacaatttttctgcattttattcatttcattattcTATGCTTTGGCTTTGACATTAAGGTTTCGTTACCtatgtcattttattaaatgtactattttatacattttatgtatttatttcattacattttatcattttatgtctttttacattacattgcaagggtacattttttttttttttttttttttttcgatgtgtGCTTTCTTTGTGCGGGTGTGTGTTCTTGtagttaaatattctttaattgggatttgtgaatttttctacCTGTGTCTGTTATAATGGTTACCTTGTTATCTTTTGCTACCACCTCCTTCCGATACAGCGGCTTATGTTTGCCCTGAATCCTCTTGAAGGATGTGTAGACTAcgtcaccttttttgtatttcttcgggatagatttctttttattatgccaTTGGTTTTtggccttttgatttttttctatcttttcccTAAGTTCCTGATTTACTTTTATCCGATAATTTGACATCTTTTGATAATTTACTCTGGAACTTCTGTTAAAAAACATGTCAGATGGTTTTCTGCCAGTGACCGAGTGAATTGTATTGTTATATCGATCGACCGATATGTGTATCAGCTCCCTTAGCTTAAGTTCTTTATACTCGGCTCTCAAACATCGAAAAATTTCGAGAACTGTTGAATGAAATCTTTCAACTTGGCCGTTAACCTCGCTACGATTAACGGGTGTTTGGTACATCTTTATGTCgagcattttgataaagttaattattatggggctgagaaaacttttttcattgtcTGTAACTAATATCCTGGGGACTGTAAAATAGTGAAGTACTTTCATCACTTTGTCCCTTAGATATAGAGAGGACTTGTTCCTAATGTGGAATAATTTAGCAAACTTTGAAAACTTGTCGATACATGATATAAACTTTTCACCCTGGATTTCCATAATATCCATGTGCAATATCTCACAAGGATAAGAGGGAATAGGAGTAGGCTGAAACATAGGGGTCGCCGGATGTCGATCATACTTGTTTGTAAGGCAAATGTCACAGGACTTTACATAGCGTGTTATTAAGCTATTCATTTTCGGGAAGTAATATCTTTCAAGGAGCTGTTCCTTGTTCTCTCGAGCATTTCTATGAGCTCGCTTGTGTTCCTTACTAATGAGTTCCCACACTCGATTCTCGTCTGTGACATCTTCAACAATTCTTTGTGTCAGCCTAATCTTATAGCTGGAAAACGTTTCCAAATATACCTTTTGCAGAAGTTCCATACAAAGTTCAGGAATTTTAATGCCATTAACTATATTGGGCCTAAGTTTGGCTTTAAGGACAGCTGTTAGGGCAACGTTATCTAGATACGGAGTTGAGAAGTAGTGTCTTATGTAACCGGGATGTGGTTCCTCCATCGAATCAAGTTTATTATCTG
This window of the Eupeodes corollae chromosome 3, idEupCoro1.1, whole genome shotgun sequence genome carries:
- the LOC129951307 gene encoding uncharacterized protein LOC129951307, whose protein sequence is MSMWTKEQTKSLIEAFGDYPNLYNAKHGLYTNRIEREKSFQDLFQRIKVDKPNVTIREIKLKLRTIKSQYCKEKSLVVRSKRSGAGIEEVYVPKLWCFDQLHYLHDLNDETCGVSNISSDSQFDDVPSTSRDSFSSSTPIRRAKGKENTLTSSAIGTMAAATTILNEMKSKQSRESRLRPFFNMVEMEMLSLPEKLQDETKWIILDVIKDAQSKKYDKEYENHTLSTMFQPDLDQEFTSSDETSNPNLLEQAMEGLFDEEN